A genomic region of candidate division TA06 bacterium contains the following coding sequences:
- a CDS encoding T9SS type A sorting domain-containing protein, with the protein INYQLTKSGQVSLKIYNALGQLVKTLVNEAKPAGAYRVEWDGKDGGGLKVSSGVYIYRLQAGDFIDTKKMVVIK; encoded by the coding sequence GATTAATTATCAATTAACCAAGTCCGGCCAGGTCTCGCTCAAAATCTACAACGCCCTGGGGCAGTTGGTGAAGACGCTGGTAAATGAAGCCAAACCGGCCGGGGCCTATCGGGTGGAATGGGACGGTAAAGACGGGGGCGGTTTAAAAGTTTCTTCCGGGGTCTATATTTACCGGCTACAGGCGGGGGATTTTATTGATACTAAAAAGATGGTAGTGATAAAGTAG